In Mucilaginibacter celer, one DNA window encodes the following:
- a CDS encoding FN3 associated domain-containing protein — MKSSHKGFAEGALFALNIFIVVLLIAGDSLVVPRWLQPVGRMHPLILHFPIVILMLAMVMEFFRFRPEFAAEKLYQTFTNYLLVLGALLSSITVIMGLFLSREPGYEGDTLQWHKWFGVSVAFVGYAVYLIRNTSKYTITFAKAGAVITVLCLLIAGHLGGNLTHGQDFVLGPVMDKGANTVPIDEALVYNDVIKPIFEVKCQSCHSADKMKGGLMLTDSASVMKGGKSGKLFIAGNPAMSLLMQRVHLPETEKKHMPPTGKMQLSDNEKLLLYLWIKGKAKFGKKVIDLPGNDSLRTIAATFLKHAEATEDVYDFSAANEKDIQKLNNNYRSVYPLASGSPALAVNIYNKTTYSGKVLDELSPIKKQVVSLDLNKMPVKDVDLKIIAKFENLRKLILNFSDITGGGLKDLSGLKYLKSLSIAGVKLGSDDIKQIAALKNLAELAIWDTGLNPQDIKSLQKQNPKLRLLTGFKDDGRVMKLTSPQLKDAAIIFKQQYNLQLTNPIKGAEIRYTTDGSVPDSIHAATYKPGIVFTQSAVIKARAFKAGWRGSDTVQFNIYKCAYTPDIINFVQNPDDKYKGDGAKTIIDKELGGGNFGNGKWIASQKDLAVMMWFNKPVDLHSVALNVMRNTGPQIFLPAEVEVWGGTDQSHLKLLSLLKTAPANKTDEFGLIPLECKLKSPQQVSCIKLVAKPLKSVPAWHPAKGKPGWVFMDEVFLN, encoded by the coding sequence ATGAAAAGCAGCCATAAAGGTTTTGCCGAAGGGGCATTGTTTGCCCTTAATATTTTTATTGTAGTGCTGCTTATTGCAGGCGATAGCTTAGTTGTACCCCGTTGGTTACAACCGGTTGGCCGTATGCACCCGCTTATTTTGCACTTCCCCATTGTAATACTGATGCTGGCCATGGTGATGGAGTTTTTCCGTTTCAGGCCGGAATTTGCTGCCGAAAAGCTGTATCAAACTTTTACCAATTACTTATTGGTTCTGGGTGCCTTGCTCTCGTCAATAACGGTGATCATGGGGCTATTCCTCTCGCGCGAGCCGGGTTACGAGGGCGATACCCTGCAATGGCATAAATGGTTTGGAGTGAGCGTGGCTTTTGTGGGCTACGCTGTTTATCTTATCCGCAATACATCAAAATATACCATCACTTTTGCCAAAGCCGGGGCGGTTATAACGGTGCTTTGCTTATTGATAGCAGGTCACCTTGGCGGCAACCTTACCCACGGGCAGGATTTTGTTTTAGGCCCCGTAATGGATAAAGGCGCTAATACTGTGCCGATAGATGAAGCTTTGGTTTATAACGATGTGATTAAACCCATATTTGAGGTAAAATGTCAAAGCTGCCATAGTGCCGATAAAATGAAGGGTGGCTTAATGCTTACCGATTCGGCCTCGGTAATGAAAGGCGGCAAAAGCGGTAAGCTATTTATAGCCGGCAATCCGGCCATGAGTTTGCTGATGCAACGCGTTCACCTCCCCGAAACAGAAAAGAAACATATGCCTCCCACCGGCAAAATGCAGTTGAGCGACAATGAAAAACTGCTGCTTTACCTGTGGATAAAAGGCAAAGCGAAGTTTGGTAAAAAAGTGATTGATTTGCCCGGCAACGATTCGTTACGTACAATAGCTGCTACCTTTTTAAAGCATGCCGAAGCAACCGAAGATGTTTATGATTTTTCGGCGGCCAATGAAAAGGATATTCAAAAACTTAATAACAATTACCGTTCGGTTTATCCCCTGGCCAGCGGTTCGCCTGCGCTGGCGGTAAATATCTACAATAAAACCACTTACAGCGGCAAAGTTCTGGACGAGTTAAGCCCGATAAAAAAGCAGGTGGTATCGCTCGATCTGAACAAAATGCCTGTAAAAGATGTTGATTTGAAAATCATCGCCAAATTTGAAAACCTGCGTAAGTTGATTCTTAATTTTAGTGATATAACTGGTGGTGGTTTAAAAGACTTGTCCGGATTGAAATATCTCAAAAGCCTGTCAATCGCCGGTGTTAAATTGGGTAGTGATGACATTAAACAAATTGCTGCGTTGAAAAACTTAGCTGAGCTGGCCATATGGGATACGGGGTTAAATCCTCAGGATATCAAATCTCTCCAAAAACAAAACCCCAAACTAAGGTTGCTAACAGGTTTTAAAGATGATGGCCGGGTGATGAAGCTTACCAGTCCGCAGTTAAAAGATGCCGCGATTATTTTTAAACAGCAGTATAATTTGCAGTTAACTAATCCCATTAAAGGCGCAGAGATTCGTTATACAACAGACGGCAGTGTGCCCGATAGCATTCACGCCGCAACCTATAAACCAGGCATTGTATTTACGCAAAGCGCGGTAATAAAAGCACGGGCTTTTAAAGCCGGATGGCGTGGCAGCGATACCGTACAGTTTAACATCTATAAATGTGCGTATACGCCCGATATTATCAACTTTGTTCAAAATCCGGATGATAAGTACAAAGGCGATGGCGCTAAAACCATTATTGATAAAGAACTTGGCGGAGGCAACTTTGGTAACGGCAAATGGATTGCTTCGCAAAAAGATCTGGCGGTGATGATGTGGTTTAACAAACCTGTCGATTTGCATTCGGTTGCTTTGAATGTGATGCGCAATACCGGTCCGCAGATTTTTTTACCTGCCGAAGTGGAGGTTTGGGGAGGGACAGATCAGAGTCACCTTAAACTGTTGAGCTTACTCAAAACTGCTCCCGCTAATAAAACAGACGAATTTGGGTTGATTCCGTTGGAATGCAAGTTGAAATCTCCGCAGCAGGTATCCTGCATCAAACTGGTAGCCAAACCGCTTAAAAGTGTGCCTGCCTGGCATCCGGCCAAAGGCAAACCTGGTTGGGTATTTATGGATGAAGTGTTTTTGAATTAA
- a CDS encoding cupin domain-containing protein, protein MKKKFLTGIVAAIVFANTAIAQQPGIKRTELQRHDLSIPGHETVQARIDFAPGTAFGKHKHPGEEIIYVLEGLLQYQVEGKAPVTLKAGDVLFIPAGTVHTAKNVGNTEAKELATYVVEKGKPLVVLTK, encoded by the coding sequence ATGAAAAAGAAATTTTTAACCGGCATAGTTGCAGCAATTGTATTTGCCAATACTGCCATAGCTCAGCAACCAGGCATTAAACGCACCGAACTTCAACGCCATGATCTTAGCATCCCGGGCCATGAAACAGTACAGGCCCGGATAGACTTTGCGCCCGGGACCGCATTTGGTAAACACAAACATCCCGGCGAGGAGATTATTTATGTACTTGAAGGCTTGTTGCAATACCAGGTTGAGGGCAAAGCTCCCGTAACCCTTAAAGCCGGCGATGTATTATTTATTCCCGCCGGAACCGTGCACACCGCAAAAAATGTGGGCAATACCGAAGCAAAAGAACTTGCGACTTATGTTGTTGAAAAAGGAAAACCGCTTGTGGTATTAACCAAATAA
- a CDS encoding histidine kinase dimerization/phosphoacceptor domain -containing protein produces the protein MLCLFFINTANAQEITRRHVDSLLSQGNVSGSGAYSLASILQLAEFFSHLRHPESKQLDSAAYFINQAGRLNQLSPQPETHFRIALIRSALYKARGDLKNGRFLLEQTIAEIKQAGNLPLLGNAYFELSEYYSQDFLQQTMLERIRILNLAAGAFEHTNHLVDLARCYRLLADLHHMMNNYTLAFVEARKALAYYRQAHYTETQGLYALLGRLYYTQGDYRKAIDYQLSALKIATASSADNVRLICQINNNLGYDFIKLGDNPKAISYFSRALEIARQEKDNATIYLLAGNIVDVYLHMKQPLKAKAFLTQVAQKTVYPKSKLYEGGDEVSQTYLKIYLALKQYTTAKPYCDNLVAQTNNPNLNMYARSSYYELIIKFYTATGRFPEALKYLNLNKELLHKIGNDNDLGTNEVLWFGLDTTRQQYQSAIHHLISANTIKDSIFSMAKSRQIEALQIEYETRQKEAKINLLSQKSKLEQANLKQAILVKNLTIGAIFLLLVIAGLLYRQIMHKQKSNEVITSKNTLLEDLLQQKEWLLKEVHHRVKNNLQIVMSILNTQSAYLQNDVALEAIRGSQHRVNAIALLHQKLYNSATVASVSMPSYITELIDYLSDSFDTSYRKIKIKQVLDPLNLDPALAVPIGLILNEAITNAIKYAFDNKGGEITVTLMAGGDGTAALKVADTGRGLPPDFDFGEANSLGMEMMKALGKQLKGKFSIENAYGVTLMLTFPIEQGVEKIPEENEFFN, from the coding sequence ATGCTCTGTTTGTTTTTTATCAACACGGCAAACGCGCAGGAGATTACCCGGCGCCATGTTGATTCTTTGCTTTCACAAGGCAATGTTTCTGGTTCGGGAGCTTACAGCCTTGCATCGATATTACAACTGGCCGAGTTTTTTAGTCATCTGCGGCATCCTGAATCAAAGCAATTAGATAGTGCAGCTTATTTTATTAACCAGGCGGGGCGGCTTAACCAGCTTTCGCCGCAGCCCGAAACACATTTTCGTATTGCGCTGATCCGGTCGGCGCTTTATAAAGCCCGTGGCGATCTTAAAAACGGGCGCTTCCTGCTTGAGCAAACCATAGCCGAAATTAAACAAGCCGGCAACCTGCCGCTGCTTGGCAACGCTTATTTTGAATTATCAGAATACTACAGCCAGGATTTTTTACAGCAAACCATGCTTGAGCGGATCAGGATTCTTAACCTGGCCGCAGGCGCGTTTGAACATACCAATCATTTGGTTGATTTGGCCCGGTGCTACCGACTATTGGCCGATCTGCATCATATGATGAATAACTACACCCTTGCCTTTGTTGAAGCAAGAAAAGCCTTAGCCTATTACCGCCAGGCGCACTATACCGAAACCCAGGGTCTTTACGCCTTGCTGGGCCGGCTTTATTACACCCAGGGAGATTACAGGAAAGCTATCGATTATCAACTATCGGCCCTGAAAATAGCCACAGCAAGCAGCGCTGATAACGTAAGGCTGATATGCCAGATCAATAATAACCTTGGCTATGATTTCATAAAGCTTGGCGATAACCCCAAAGCCATCAGTTACTTTTCGCGCGCTTTGGAAATTGCCCGTCAGGAAAAGGATAATGCTACCATATACCTGCTTGCCGGCAACATTGTTGATGTTTACCTGCACATGAAGCAGCCGCTTAAGGCAAAAGCTTTTTTAACGCAGGTAGCCCAAAAAACTGTTTATCCTAAAAGCAAATTGTATGAAGGCGGCGACGAGGTGAGCCAAACCTATTTAAAAATTTACCTCGCCCTAAAACAATATACCACCGCCAAACCCTATTGCGATAACCTTGTAGCACAAACCAATAATCCTAATCTTAATATGTATGCCCGCAGCAGCTATTACGAGCTGATTATTAAGTTTTACACAGCAACCGGCCGTTTCCCCGAGGCCTTAAAATACCTGAATCTTAATAAAGAGTTGTTGCATAAAATAGGTAATGACAATGACCTTGGCACAAACGAGGTACTTTGGTTTGGTTTGGATACCACGCGGCAGCAATATCAATCGGCCATACATCATTTAATATCGGCCAATACCATCAAAGATTCTATTTTCAGCATGGCTAAAAGCAGGCAGATAGAGGCTTTGCAAATAGAATATGAAACCCGGCAAAAGGAAGCAAAAATTAATCTGCTAAGTCAGAAAAGCAAGCTCGAGCAAGCTAACTTAAAGCAGGCCATCCTGGTTAAAAACCTTACTATAGGCGCCATATTTTTATTGCTGGTGATAGCGGGCCTGTTGTACCGGCAAATTATGCATAAGCAAAAAAGTAACGAGGTTATTACCTCCAAAAACACCTTGCTCGAAGATTTGCTGCAGCAAAAGGAGTGGTTGTTGAAAGAAGTGCATCACCGGGTGAAAAACAACCTGCAAATTGTGATGAGTATCCTCAATACCCAATCGGCCTATTTGCAAAACGATGTGGCGCTCGAAGCCATCCGCGGCAGCCAGCATCGTGTAAACGCTATCGCACTGCTGCACCAAAAATTGTATAACAGCGCTACAGTGGCATCGGTATCCATGCCGTCATATATTACCGAGTTGATTGATTACCTGAGCGATTCGTTTGATACAAGTTACCGGAAAATTAAAATTAAGCAGGTATTAGATCCCCTGAACCTTGATCCTGCCCTGGCTGTACCCATAGGTTTAATTTTAAACGAGGCTATCACCAATGCCATAAAATACGCTTTTGATAACAAAGGAGGCGAAATTACAGTGACCCTTATGGCGGGCGGCGACGGAACTGCGGCATTAAAAGTAGCGGATACAGGCCGGGGCCTCCCGCCCGATTTTGACTTTGGCGAAGCTAACTCACTGGGTATGGAAATGATGAAAGCACTTGGTAAACAGTTAAAGGGGAAATTTAGTATAGAAAACGCATACGGCGTTACGCTGATGCTAACCTTTCCGATTGAACAGGGCGTGGAGAAAATACCCGAGGAAAATGAGTTTTTTAATTAG
- a CDS encoding RNA polymerase sigma-70 factor, which produces MVPENKLPITTFTRGDARAFETLFKLYYTRLTLFANRFVNDLTIAEEITADVFTQLWERGHEVNFATSVSSYLFKMVQNRSLNYLKRQKIENLYVNYLEKNNLFDELRNTLENGLEEKELALQIEAAIATLPEKCREIFVLSRFSDMKYREIAVQLNLSPKTVERQMSIALEKLRQVLKHVSYMLF; this is translated from the coding sequence ATGGTTCCCGAAAACAAGCTACCTATAACCACATTTACACGGGGTGATGCCAGAGCATTCGAAACCCTGTTTAAACTGTATTATACCCGGCTAACCTTGTTTGCCAACCGTTTTGTAAACGATTTAACTATTGCCGAAGAAATAACCGCCGATGTATTCACTCAGCTTTGGGAACGCGGGCACGAAGTGAATTTTGCCACTTCGGTAAGTTCCTACCTTTTTAAAATGGTGCAAAATCGCAGCCTTAATTACCTCAAGCGCCAAAAAATAGAAAACCTTTACGTTAACTATCTCGAAAAAAACAACCTGTTTGATGAGTTGCGTAACACCCTCGAAAACGGCCTTGAAGAAAAGGAACTGGCCTTACAAATAGAAGCGGCCATAGCTACCCTGCCCGAAAAATGCCGCGAAATATTTGTATTGAGCCGCTTTAGCGATATGAAATACCGCGAAATTGCTGTACAGCTTAACCTATCGCCCAAAACTGTAGAGCGCCAGATGAGCATCGCCCTCGAAAAATTACGACAGGTGCTGAAGCACGTGAGCTATATGCTTTTTTAG
- a CDS encoding bleomycin resistance protein, which yields MFKRSTPVLASIDEAKTINFYTQKLGFNFVVNHNGYLIFERDGIHVHLFHCSNPDECRNMGCYIYVTDIETLYAEYQQAGIVHPNGPLKMMPFGLRQFAAVDNNGNIFYFADFEPLI from the coding sequence ATGTTTAAACGATCAACCCCGGTACTGGCTTCAATTGATGAGGCCAAAACAATAAACTTTTACACACAAAAATTAGGTTTCAATTTTGTAGTGAATCACAATGGCTACCTGATATTTGAGCGCGATGGGATCCATGTACATCTTTTTCACTGTTCCAACCCCGATGAGTGCCGCAATATGGGCTGTTATATTTACGTAACCGATATTGAAACCCTTTATGCCGAGTATCAGCAGGCAGGCATTGTCCATCCCAACGGCCCGCTAAAGATGATGCCTTTTGGTTTGCGGCAGTTTGCTGCGGTGGATAACAATGGTAATATCTTTTATTTTGCTGATTTTGAACCGTTGATTTAG